Below is a genomic region from Rosa chinensis cultivar Old Blush chromosome 5, RchiOBHm-V2, whole genome shotgun sequence.
TCACGTCcccaaacaccttcaaatcttcctccaccggcCAACACAAGCTGCAATAGTTAGATatgatcatcaacaacaacccagcaacccaaaacttcaaagaaATCCGGCGGAAATCGCTGGAAAAACCCAAATCGGAGCCAAACCCCGATTTTCCCCTTTTTGCAATTCTCTTCAAATCTCTTAAACCgaagctacccaaggtgaaagacttacatggctagaaggagaaggaagagaggatcacgccgtgcccaacctttcgtcctggggtggccggacggcgacggaatcgcctgagagagagagagcagcggcggaagaaaaaaaagaaaggggggGCTCGGGTTCGTCccgttctctctccttcttcttttttttttttttttgattctttttactttctctctcttcccatctgATTTTAACCCCTTTTTACCACAAATAGAAGCTCACAAAAAGACAaccatgccaaaaatagaaatttctatttttggtcataacttttccgatataaatccaatttaaacaaactacgtgtccacgaactcgatttttcgtattctacgacaatctcaaagaaatttcctaatttaccggactaaagaaaaagtcactcctcagtcaaccacggtaaaaagtaactagtaggtacggggcattacaatcttccctccttataaaaatttcgtcctcgaaattattcctgtcaaggaaaaagatgtggatactgttgcctcatttgatcctctggttcccaagtaTCTTCTTCAATTAGGTGATTCCTCCACAATACTTTAACCAAAGGTATAACCTTACTTCGGAGTACTTGCTCACGACGATCAAGGATCTGtactggttcttcttcatatgtTAGATCTTCTGTAAGTGTAATGGGTTGAGCTGTGCCCAACCTTtcgtcctggggtggccggacggcgtgCGAATCGCCGGATAGAGAAAGAGCGCCGTGCCAACACATCTAAAGAAtagtaggtacggggcattacaggattgaagtacaaaatcaacaaacattcaagaacatataaagaattcgaaaactataaatctgaaaagggctaaatactagttagtaccctgtggtttaggtcaaaaatcaatttagtccctggacttctaatatcatcaaaaacacccctgcactttcaattttgatctaataggtccaattcgttaatattatgttatgggttcaagttatagtttgattatttgttgaaaaactatttatttttaatagtagaactcactcctaaattgactatgcagaccacctcgacaccacattataaaacataggccatatatgagccacgttaacaagttaaataactcaattgtcggaaaactaacaaattggacatatatattagatcaaaattgaaagtgcaggggtgtttttgatgaaattagaagttcagggactgaattgattttggacctaaaccacagggtagtaatttgtatttagcccatctgaaaatcctaaaatgaattcatgcttcaaggtttttggaaactaaacatcaaaacatataCTTTAATCTAATAAGAAATCGCAACATCCAAGAAAACTAAAAAGATAGAACGCTACATAATTTGATTTTTAAGTTACAAGATagtaaaaccaaaaacaaagttCTAGgattcatggttacacttttaaagaTGCTTCAAAACGCAAGAAGGTCTCTAAAGGTGGTGGATGGCAAGGATGGATGAATGGAGGATGAACTTGCTTCACGGCTTCAAAATCTTGAACACTTGGAGAGGCCAAAACTTTGAGAGACTAAAGGGGAGAGATTGCGATTTTGATTCAGGGTTGAGAGATGATTTTCACGGCATTGTATCCCTCCTTTATATAGTGCACAGCCTAGGGTTTAATTCCCTAAGAATTCTCCAAGTTTACATCATCCGACCAATGAGAAAATTTCATTTGAATTAGAGAATAAGTCATCTTCCTTTGGCCGAAATTCTCCAATGGACCTAAACATAATTCGGCCACCATGCATATAGAATACAACCAAGAAAcctaaaatgattttattttattttattttcctttcttggttgcaAACGAAGTAGAATTTCTCTCAAACTCTCCAAATATGCTCTTGCCGAaatcttcatgaatcttctatttATTTTCGGCAAAAATCAATAAGAATTGATTTAGGGTTCTTCCAAGACgtcaagaaggatctagaaactcatgtgcaagtcacatgcttcaatctttgggccagacttctcaattggacaatttcaaagcccaTTCTTCAATTGCCAAAATTTCTTGTGCATTCTAGAACATTTTTGAACCATCTTtagtcatcttgaagccacagcACCTCCTAACATTAccaggactcctagtgtcatcaggtATCCTAGTCCAACTAagactctgtcatttctcatttccaaacaccatttttccgagctcacttctagttgcattaggattcctaattcaactgggattccttttcctagtaagagattaggaaagcttcatttctcccTTTCTTTCCCATTTCTACGcttcatttcctccttgccttcatttccatcatttctagctcttcttagctcatttcttgcgtttgaagttcatttctaccttaaaacacaaaacaaagttagaaatgatattgttaagagaataactaagtaaaatgtagggaaaatgatgttaaaaacatagaaaatattgCTCAGATAAAAAACAaacccttgttgctacctcttcaaatcatgtTGAGAttctagctcttcacgaagcagtacgtgaatgtatatggtttaGGGCCATCataaagcatgttcgaagcacatgtggactgcattccaccactgataaACCAATCACTATCCATGAGGATAATACTGCTTGCATCGAGTAAATGAAGACAGGTTTCATCAaaagagacaacaccaaacatattgcactgaagttcttcttcaatcagcaacaacaggagcatcagaagattgaagtcaaGCATATTCGATctgaagacaatcgtgcagacctTTTTGCCAAGTCACTACAAAAGTCTACGTTCCAAAAGCATGtacaaggtattggtctacgtaaattatctgaattacctaacatgtaattttcagggggagtcgaaatcaaGGGAGTATCccgaagcatacccacttgaccatcgtgtactctttttgtcctctgtccagggttattttgacCCACTGGGTTttattacctggcaaggttttgacgaggcacatctttagcatggtcaccccacttactgcatcctgaagatgctttgattcaacatatatgcatttgctcatcttttcccttcgtcGACCACTAGTTTTTCCCACTgagtttaccgggcaaggttttggtgcagCAACTCTGATGCATCCCTCttgtagacatactacctacttatgatgCTAACAAGAAGACTTCACTTATCTCTAAAGTTGTGATATGACTCCTCCACACTCAtgcgtgttgtgctctttttctccttcgtccaaggttgtttttcccacagggtttttattactggGCAAGGTTATTGACAAGGCAGCTTAGAAGCGCACAACCTAGGAAACACTATTggcatgaaatatccaagggggagtgttgtaaataattatggctaaatcatgtaaatagatgtagAGTGATATGTACCTATTCCTATCGATTAGTAGTTGATAGACTTGTATGTAGGAGTAATTGATGTTGCTATTAAACaacaaaaaccttgccaagtaaatGAAAACGAGGTAGAGTCTCTTCTTCAAGTGTGGAGGAGATGATACTTTTTTATTGTAATGACCCTTAAGCCAATGAAAATTTCTCTcattcccctcaaaaaaaataaagacacTTCAACTGATCAAAACGGAGAGCAGCTAAAGTAGAGAGAAAAAGGGATTGGCGCCAACTagaaatataaacaaaatatcCCGTAGCAACCAAGGAGTTTAAGTAGTTGAACACATTTTCTCTTGGACGAAATGTTGAACAAATCAACATTCTCAAAACGATAGCTTTAATTTTGACATTGTTCTGTTTTTGAATTTTGTGCTCAATGATATGTGTATTATTCGGAATTGAATGAATTCACAATTAAAGAAGGTGAGAACGAGTAATAGTGTTTGTGCCTTGTTCAACTAAGTCATCTTATAATGTAGTACACAGAACAAGGCATAAGTTTAACTCCAAGTTAAGATTAATCATGTCACACTCGAGCTCCCGTCATTCTCTGTACTGCACCATAAGATGACTTGGTTAGTTGGCTGGAGTTAATTCAATGATATCTTTTCTTGACTTAAATCAAAGTGTTGAATGGTATGCATCAGAAAAAGATTTTGACGTTTGTTAGGCAATTTCATTACTTCTTAATTTGGTACTGGTACTGCAATATTGTTTTGGTTGAATGAGAGAGTTGGTATATTCATTGATCAGAAGAGCTTGGAGGCCAATCTGATGTCTGCTAGTAATTAATTGAACACCCTCAAGTTTTCATACAGTGCATTAGAGATGAAATATCTTGATATTATGATAATTCATTAGATCCTAAAATCATACATTCCTTGATATCTGTAGCTGCTATGTGCAAGAAAGTTGTTCTTTTGAGAACCTGTAGTGGACTTCATAAGGGGAATGCTGCTCTAAGTTCTTACTATATCAAATTGGAGTGTAATTTGATCTTGGATAGTTGTATCAAATATTAATCATGTCATATATGTAGGCGAGGAGGAGTATGGTACTGGTCCAAGATTTTTGATACATTAATGCTGCGGCCTTGGTAATGGACACTATTCCTGGAGATCAACTTGCCACCTCTAATGTTCCAACCAACAAAAGGTACGTAGACCATCTTAGTTTTGGACAACGAGGTAGAGTCTCCTCTTCAGATGATCTTAGTTTTAGATAACATTTAAGTATCTTAGCAGATATTATATGCAATTGTTGTGGAAATATCCGTAGTATTTTACTGAGTTTCGCAGAAATCTAGGTGATCTAGAGGTGGGGGAGCTCATAGAATTGGCTGCCTTGTAAATTGTAAGCTGTTTCCTACTAGGAAAGATAGAAGAGAAGAGTATGGAAGTTGGAGGCTCTGGGGTCTTCTCTAGCAAATAATGGACAACCCTTTTCTATCTCTTTTGCTCTCATAGTAAAGTGTTACCTTGAATTATAGCTCAGGGAAGGTTGAATACTTGTGGCCTAAACCCTAGACCTTCTTGGTGCCTCTCTTTTTTAGTCAACGTACTGAACTTCATTCGCCTTTTGTGGATTCTTAGTTCATGAAGTAGCAGGGATTTTGGTTCTAGAACCAGCTCTGCTCTTTTTTGGTCAGAAGATTCAGCTCTTCTCACTGATGGTGCCTCTTGGTATATTCTCCGGAGAACCTTGCCATGTACTTCTGGGACGCTCCACAATTTTCTGGAGCACACTTAAATCAATGAAGGTAAACTTTACcgctttgttttggaaaattaaTTTCACGGTACTATTTTTTCTTAGTTATAAGTAGCATGTGAAGCAATAATTACATTTCATAAACTTGAAGAATTAAACATAACTATTATTCTAGTTCCTTGTAGAATATGTGAATTGTGAAAGTCGACTAGTTGGATATTACATTGTAAATCCAGGTCTTATTCAATACCATCTATATAAATAGGATGGTAGAAGCACCTCAACCTAATTGCTTTCTTCATTTGGGAACTCCAACCTGACAGCCACCCATTTGTCATCACTGATGGGCAGCACAGTTATGCACTTGGGGAATGCAATATCTGGAAAATGTGTGTAGACTCTAAACCTGTTGCACAGCAAGTAACTTTTCAATCCCGTTAATTTCCCTTCATTTTTATCCACAATTGAGATAGCCGAAAGATCAGTATGCATAAATGCTGGAGAGGAAGGGTATTCTTTAGTTGAAGAGGGCACTGTTTCCAAACATGAGGAAGGCTTTCCAGTTTTATTCATATTATCGATTTCCAGTACCATTGCATCAGGTGCATTGCAGTACACAGCTTTGAGATTGATGTTGTCCAATACATTGTCTGACCCTTTAACTTCATCGATCTCTGCATGAAATATGTAAAAGGGCTGGTTAAACAACACGAACATGTTTGTACATGCATAAGAATCTGTAGGAGGATTTAGAATGTTGTGCTAGGTATCAGAGGAAGATTCCACCTTTAGTTTCTAAAGCACATTCCTTATTCTTGGTAGTTGGAGAGGAAACCAAATCTTGTTCAGGAACAACATTCATTCTCCAGTTAGTGCTTTGAGTGGTTTTGAGAGCACCTGCACAGAAATTAACCTTATTAATGTCAATGTGCCACACACATTCTGCCAGGAAAATGTGCATTATTAGAAGCAGCAAGCATGCACATGACTCCAACTTGGATAAACAGATTGGCACTGCAACAATGTGTTGCACAATAAAGATGGGACATTAGATACCCAGAAGATAAAATGGGTCAGATCTATTTCTTGCCGGTGCTCACAGTAAATGAAAACCATAACTTACTTACGCTCTTTTAAGGTGGTGTAAGCAACCTTCGCGGCACTCAACTCTGCCTGTTTTTTGGATTTCCCCACATGTCCGGAGAATTTCTCTCCTTCCACATCCACAGTGGAATAGAATGTTGGCATGTGAAATGCACCCGAGTTCACAGTTGTATATGCTGGCATGGAAAAACCTTCTCTCTGAGCCAACTCCTGTAAGAGATTCTTGTAAAGACGACCAGGTTCGTCCTGCATAAAGAATGGCAGAAAGAAATTAGAGGTTTCTTCAGCACAAGGTTCAACGGGTTAAAAGAAATTATAGAAAATCACTGCATTGAACGAATATGATTGAGTAAACGCATTTAGAATAACAATTCACAAGAAATCATTTGCAAATTATctgtctctttcttttttcttttacttgtcTTCTAATTCAAAGAATTACTTCCAATTCACAGTGCAAATGCAACATTTCAGATGCATAATGTCATGTACATAACAAGACGAGCCACAAGATACTACTCTGTTTAGTAATGCGACCAATTAACAGAAACTGATATCATAATGACAGGAAGTAGTGCCGAGAACTTACATCCTGAAACCCGTCTGAGAATGAAATAGACATAGAAGCAGCATTCTCTGCCTTCTTTAAAGTACTAGTAGTGTTGAACTCTGGGCTCTCCGAGGTGCTATGCTCATCCACTGTAACAGTACTAGCCTTAAACCCAACTTCAAGAACTAATAGAGGGTCCATTTACAAAAAATTAATAGAGCAAAAATAGAAACCAGATGAGAAATCATACCCGGtgaaagtgaagaagaagaagaaggtggagAGGTGAAGTGAAGAAAAGCGATCATGGCAGCTTGGTTCTGGGCTTGTTTGAAAGATTTACAAGTAACCGGCGAGTCAAAGGAGTAGCCATTTACTGAAACACAAGCCTTGAAGCAAGGATTGTGATCCGGTCCATCTTTCATGGCAGTGTATCTTGGCAAACCCCATTTGTTTTCATGGCACAGCTCCTGCAGCTTACTCTTGTACATCATATGTTCTTAATTTCTATCTCTTTCTCTGCAATGGATGAAATCTCTTTTTGGCTTGGCTTCATTCTCTAATTAACACAGCATGAAATGCTTCCCGCATGTTTTGTGATCATATATCGTCCATGTTACTTTTCATTCTTCCACGCTCTTTCGAGTGAAATGGCCGAGGGCTAATCAGGTGATTTTGTTTGGTATGGAGCAAGTTTAGTGAGGTCCAGATATCACTCATTATCTTTCTGCATGTTAAAAGCATGAAGAAAATGCATTCTATTTGCATGTCTGACCAATCAAAGATACATGGTGGGTTTAAATCTCATGTTCTAAATATAAAAGTTAATCCATTTATAAATATGTTTCCGATCAAATTAGAGACGGTGTTTTCATCATGGGTTCATAACTGTATCATTAAGACTTCTCTTTGGCTGCCACTTCCATTTCCATGTCAAATCATTGATTCATCTCTGCGATTTACCATATGATGGTCACAGCATTCAGGCCACTAAGAAACATTTGGTCATAAAAAGGAGCTAATTGCTTTTTACTCAAAACTTGATTCAATGATCTTACAATCTAGAATATAAAGATAAAGCAGAAGCATACTATAAAAGGGAAAAGTACACTTGGACACGCTAAGAGCTAAGAAAGCATATACAAAAACTGCTACGTACAAAAGATGTCACCAACCTTAAGACTAAAAAACTACCACTTTTTTACCATAGAATCTACTTTGCCAACATCTCCCGATTGTACTTGGCAGCAGCAACCATATTGCTGAGCGCAGGCCGTACTTCAGAGTACTTGCGTGTCTTGAGACCGCAGTCTGGGTTAACCCAGACATTGTTGTTTTCAAGGACCTTAACGATATTCTTAATCTTGTCACGAATTTCTTTGTCAGATGGGATCCTTGGTGAGTGAACATCATAAACACCAGGACCAATGCCAGAACCAAATTGTACTCCCTCAGGGAGGACTGATAGCAGCTTCTCATCTGATTTGGAGTTCTCAATCGTGACCACATCGGCATCCATGTCAATGATAGAGTGAATGATGTCATTGAAATTTGAGTAGCACATGTGGGTGTGTATCTGTCCAAAACAAGAATGTCGAGCATAATACTTTTAAGTTTCTCATCAGGAAGGCCAATTCATATCATAATTCCAATATATTCAGTATTTCAGTTGATGGAacctatttctttatttttatttttccttattGAACACACGTTTACCTAGTCAAGCACTAGAAACATagcattaaaattaaaaatgttCGAGCTTGTTGATTGGCAGACACAAAATGAATGGTAGAGAAGGGGGGAAGGAACCTGCGTAGTGTCTTGAACAGTACAATTAGTTATCCTGAAGGAGCGGACGGCCCAATCTAGATAGAAAGCCTGCTCAGCCTTCCTCAAAGGCAAACCTTCTCTTAGAGCAGGTTCATCAATTTGGATCACAGTAATACCGGCTTTCTCAAGATCCTGAACCTCATCCTTCATGGCCAAAGCAATCTGATAGCAGGTCTCAAATCTAAGAACAGGTAGATACTCATCATTGAAgaacacaaaagaaaataaataaatatatatatatatatatatatatatatataataatggCCCCCAAAAAAGAAGATGCCGGACTAAACTAGTATGCTTCGACCAAAAAAGAGGAGTATGAATGTATGATTCCAATATTCTTACCGGGGTTGGTCGTTTCTCACGAAAGACCAATTCATAATTGTAACTGGTCCAGTGAGCATTCCCTTCATCGGTTTCTTTGTCATACCCTGAGCCAGTGAAGACCAGAAAACTGTCATGGGTTTGGGTCGGCTCACATCACCATATATAATAGGTGGCTTGACATAACGGGAACCATAGGATTGGACCCACCCATTGGAAGTGAAGGCAAAACCAGATAATTGCTCTCCAAAATACTCAACCATGTCATTCCTCTGGGTTGGCAAGATACAGGAAAAATATAATCAAACATCAAAAACCCTCTTTCGACAAGAAAAGCAAGGCCTACTTGAACACATCAGCGAGTAAGCATTCTACTAGTGAAACCTCACCTCGGGTTCTCCATGTACCAACACATCAATGTCCAGCTCTTCCTGGAGCTTGACAACTTTGTTAATTTCCTCCTTGATTGCATTGACATAATCTTCCAGTGAGAGTCTACGAAGATACAGAGAGCAATCTATTGTATACTGTAGATAAGAAAATCAAGAAGGTAACaaaacttaaaaaataaaataaaaaggattcTCACTTCTTATCCTTGTACTCCCGGCGCACTCTTCTAATATCCATCGTCTGAGGGAAAGATCCAATGGTGGTTGTTGGAAGAATAGGAAGGTTCAGCTTCTTTCGCTGAGTGTCCAGCCT
It encodes:
- the LOC112165797 gene encoding double-stranded RNA-binding protein 1 — protein: MMYKSKLQELCHENKWGLPRYTAMKDGPDHNPCFKACVSVNGYSFDSPVTCKSFKQAQNQAAMIAFLHFTSPPSSSSSLSPVDEHSTSESPEFNTTSTLKKAENAASMSISFSDGFQDDEPGRLYKNLLQELAQREGFSMPAYTTVNSGAFHMPTFYSTVDVEGEKFSGHVGKSKKQAELSAAKVAYTTLKERALKTTQSTNWRMNVVPEQDLVSSPTTKNKECALETKEIDEVKGSDNVLDNINLKAVYCNAPDAMVLEIDNMNKTGKPSSCLETVPSSTKEYPSSPAFMHTDLSAISIVDKNEGKLTGLKSYLLCNRFRVYTHFPDIAFPKCITVLPISDDKWVAVRLEFPNEESN